A single window of Enoplosus armatus isolate fEnoArm2 chromosome 22, fEnoArm2.hap1, whole genome shotgun sequence DNA harbors:
- the LOC139305097 gene encoding leucine-rich repeat neuronal protein 3 has translation MKDVSFVDLLVGLAMASFVVATEERPDCPKLCVCEIRPWFSPSSVYMEAQTVDCNDVGLFSLPEKLPVGTQVLLLQTNNVAKIDRPLDYLANITEIDLSQNNLSSISDVHLGNLPQLLSLHMEENWIRELPERCLAEVANLQELYMNHNLISSISPMAFQGLSNLVRLHLNSNKLKVIKREWFEPMPNLEILMIGENPILSVDDMNFKPLSNLRSLVLTRMNLSQLPDDALAGLDNLESISFYDNIFPEVPHSALRNAKNLKFLDLNKNPIARIQRGDFVDMLHLKELGINSMPELVSIDSFALNNLPELTKIEATNNPKLSYIHPNAFYKLPRLETLMLNGNALSALHRITVESLPNLREVSMHSNPIRCDCVVRWMNMNKTNIRFMEPDSLYCVEPPEYEGQHVRQVHFREMMEICLPLISPESMPGHIKAQNGSSVSLHCRAFAEPEPDIYWITPSGTRVLPNTVSDKFYMHPEGTFDIYDVTENEAGLYTCVAHNLVGADLKSVSVEVNGYFPQPANGSLNVTIKSVETNSILVSWKAGSGTLAPNIKWYTMSDPNHPTTAFTTRVPSDVQVYNLTHLSPATHYKVCVDVRSIHYNHDNKCVNVTTKGLELAAKDTEKWDAAVITVFGVLLAVISVACLLIYVSLRNHHLYGDIRKCDSKASLTPVEATGTHSPFFTKLWVSGKGLPSGVEVKATVINVSDNAF, from the coding sequence ATGAAGGACGTGTCATTCGTGGATCTCCTTGTTGGCTTGGCCATGGCCTCTTTTGTTGTGGCCACAGAGGAGAGGCCTGATTGCCCGAAGCTCTGTGTATGTGAAATTAGACCCTGGTTTTCTCCCAGTTCGGTGTACATGGAGGCACAGACAGTTGACTGTAATGACGTGGGACTCTTTAGCCTGCCGGAAAAATTACCAGTTGGCACACAAGTACTCttactgcaaacaaacaatgttGCCAAGATTGACCGGCCCTTGGATTACCTGGCCAACATCACAGAGATTGATTTATCGCAAAACAACTTATCCTCTATCAGCGACGTCCATCTGGGGAATCTTCCTCAGCTGCTGTCCCTTCACATGGAGGAAAACTGGATACGAGAGTTGCCTGAACGATGTCTTGCTGAGGTGGCCAATCTTCAGGAGCTCTACATGAATCACAACCTCATCTCCTCCATTTCCCCAATGGCTTTCCAGGGTCTCAGCAACCTTGTGCGGCTCCACCTCAATTCAAACAAGCTGAAGGTAATTAAAAGAGAGTGGTTCGAGCCCATGCCAAATCTGGAGATCCTGATGATTGGTGAGAATCCTATTCTTTCTGTTGATGATATGAACTTCAAACCTCTCAGTAACCTCCGCAGTCTTGTTCTCACAAGAATGAACCTGTCTCAGCTTCCTGACGATGCACTGGCTGGTCTTGATAACCTCGAGAGCATCTCTTTCTATGATAATATTTTCCCAGAGGTGCCTCATTCTGCCCTGAGAAATGCAAAAAACCTTAAGTTTTTGGATCTAAATAAAAACCCAATTGCAAGGATACAGAGAGGGGACTTTGTGGATATGCTCCATCTGAAAGAACTGGGGATTAATAGCATGCCAGAACTAGTTTCCATCGATAGCTTTGCCCTCAATAACCTCCCTGAGCTGACCAAAATAGAAGCCACCAACAATCCGAAACTCTCCTATATCCATCCTAATGCTTTCTACAAACTACCGCGGCTGGAAACCCTAATGCTAAATGGCAATGCGCTCAGTGCCCTCCACAGGATTACTGTCGAGTCCCTGCCAAATCTCAGAGAGGTTAGCATGCACAGCAACCCCATCCGCTGTGACTGCGTAGTCCGCTGGATGAACATGAACAAGACCAACATTCGCTTCATGGAGCCTGATTCACTGTACTGTGTGGAGCCCCCGGAGTACGAGGGCCAGCATGTTCGACAGGTACACTTTAGGGAGATGATGGAGATTTGTCTGCCACTCATCTCTCCTGAAAGCATGCCGGGGCATATTAAAGCACAGAATGGGAGCTCGGTGTCACTCCATTGTCGGGCCTTTGCTGAACCAGAGCCGGACATCTACTGGATCACCCCGTCTGGTACCAGGGTCCTGCCTAACACTGTGTCTGACAAGTTCTATATGCACCCAGAGGGAACGTTTGACATCTATGAtgtaacagaaaatgaagctgGTCTTTACACTTGTGTTGCCCATAATCTGGTTGGAGCTGATCTTAAATCTGTTTCAGTAGAGGTGAATGGATATTTTCCCCAACCTGCAAATGGGTCTCTGAATGTCACAATCAAATCAGTGGAGACAAACTCCATCCTGGTTTCGTGGAAGGCCGGCTCTGGCACCCTGGCTCCCAACATTAAATGGTACACAATGTCAGATCCTAACCATCCCACCACGGCGTTCACCACCAGGGTTCCCTCTGACGTCCAGGTCTACAACCTCACCCATCTCAGCCCCGCCACTCACTACAAAGTATGTGTGGATGTCCGCAGCATCCACTACAACCACGACAACAAATGTGTCAATGTCACCACTAAGGGATTAGAGCTGGCAGCCAAGGACACAGAAAAATGGGACGCAGCAGTAATCACCGTCTTTGGTGTGCTCTTGGCTGTGATTTCAGTGGCATGTCTGCTTATTTATGTGTCTCTGAGGAACCACCACCTTTATGGGGATATAAGGAAATGCGACTCCAAAGCTTCGCTGACACCAGTGGAAGCTACCGGTACGCACTCTCCTTTCTTTACAAAGCTGTGGGTTTCGGGTAAGGGACTGCCAAGTGGAGTGGAAGTGAAAGCCACAGTCATAAATGTATCTGACAATGCCTTTTAA